Proteins found in one Aneurinibacillus uraniidurans genomic segment:
- the ccpA gene encoding catabolite control protein A produces MPVTIYDVAREAGVSMATVSRVVNGNPNVKPSTRKKVLGAIEQLGYRPNAVARGLASKRTTTIGVVIPDIASPFFAELARGIDDIASMYKYNIILCDSDERIERELHLTNTLLEKQVDGIIFMGREITENHMQVFTTASVPIVLAGTKDPTGQLPSVDISHYEAGYDATRFLLERGHKRVAMVTGPLVDPLWGMRRFEGYKKALDEAGIMLKDSYVYNGDTHYESGIAAVEQFLSLVEQPTAIFAASDEMAVGVIHGLQDRGLRVPEDMEVIGFDNIRLAEMVRPRLTTVVQPMYDIGAVAMRLLTKYMNNEKVEHHIVLLPHRIEERQSTRAEADHNNDTE; encoded by the coding sequence TTGCCAGTAACTATCTATGATGTAGCGCGAGAAGCTGGAGTATCAATGGCAACCGTGTCCCGTGTTGTCAATGGCAATCCGAATGTGAAACCATCAACTCGAAAAAAAGTGCTGGGAGCAATTGAGCAGCTGGGCTATCGACCAAATGCGGTAGCTCGTGGCTTAGCAAGCAAGCGTACGACAACAATTGGCGTTGTGATCCCAGATATCGCAAGCCCGTTTTTTGCTGAGCTAGCACGCGGGATTGACGATATTGCCAGCATGTATAAATACAACATTATTTTATGTGATTCGGACGAACGAATTGAACGTGAACTGCATCTGACAAATACGCTGCTCGAGAAGCAGGTAGATGGAATTATTTTCATGGGCCGGGAGATTACCGAGAACCATATGCAAGTGTTTACAACCGCTTCTGTACCGATTGTACTGGCCGGTACGAAAGATCCGACAGGACAGCTTCCGTCTGTCGATATTAGTCATTACGAAGCTGGATACGATGCGACCCGATTTTTGCTGGAGCGCGGGCACAAACGCGTGGCGATGGTAACCGGTCCACTTGTTGATCCGCTTTGGGGCATGCGCCGATTTGAAGGGTATAAGAAAGCGTTGGACGAAGCAGGAATTATGCTTAAGGATAGCTATGTATATAATGGAGATACTCATTATGAATCTGGGATCGCAGCGGTGGAGCAGTTCCTCTCACTTGTTGAACAGCCAACTGCGATTTTTGCGGCGAGCGATGAGATGGCTGTCGGAGTCATTCATGGTTTGCAGGACCGGGGACTGCGTGTGCCGGAAGATATGGAAGTGATCGGGTTTGATAATATTCGCCTGGCAGAGATGGTGCGTCCGCGTCTGACGACGGTTGTGCAGCCGATGTATGATATTGGAGCGGTTGCGATGCGTCTTTTGACCAAATATATGAACAATGAGAAAGTCGAACATCATATTGTGCTGCTGCCGCACCGCATAGAGGAGCGCCAATCTACACGGGCTGAAGCAGATCATAATAACGATACGGAATAA
- a CDS encoding bifunctional 3-deoxy-7-phosphoheptulonate synthase/chorismate mutase codes for MSNEKLEQLRSNLDEVNLEILGLINKRAELVQEIGKLKLKQGVNRFDPERERQMLNLILENNKGPFEDSTIQHLFKQIFSASLELQKDDNRKALLVSRKKKQEDTIVKLGPVEVGGKEPLLVAGPCSVESYEQVRQVGETLKANGITLLRGGAFKPRTSPYDFQGLGVEGLKILRRVADELGLIVVSEIVTPADIEMAEEYLDVIQIGARNMQNFELLKTAGRVKTPVLLKRGLSATIEEFIHAAEYIVSGGNSQVMLCERGIRTYEKATRNTLDISAVPILKQETHLPVFVDVTHSTGRRDLLLPTAKAALAVGADGVMVEVHPDPAVALSDAKQQLDIPQFNEFLTGLRASGLYHENATIVR; via the coding sequence ATGAGCAACGAAAAGCTGGAACAACTGCGTAGCAACCTTGACGAGGTGAATCTGGAGATTCTAGGACTAATCAACAAGCGTGCTGAGCTTGTTCAGGAAATCGGGAAATTGAAGTTAAAGCAAGGGGTTAACCGCTTTGATCCAGAACGCGAACGTCAAATGCTGAATCTCATTCTCGAGAACAACAAAGGTCCGTTTGAGGATAGTACAATCCAGCACTTGTTTAAACAAATCTTCAGTGCCTCTCTTGAATTGCAAAAAGACGACAACCGCAAAGCATTGCTCGTCAGTCGCAAGAAGAAGCAGGAAGATACGATCGTTAAGCTTGGACCGGTAGAAGTGGGCGGAAAAGAACCGCTGCTGGTTGCAGGTCCATGTTCCGTTGAATCATATGAACAAGTTCGTCAAGTAGGCGAAACGTTGAAGGCGAACGGCATTACGCTTTTACGCGGTGGCGCGTTTAAGCCGCGAACTTCTCCATACGACTTCCAGGGTCTTGGCGTAGAAGGTCTCAAAATTTTGCGTCGTGTAGCTGATGAACTTGGCTTAATCGTCGTGAGTGAGATTGTGACGCCAGCTGATATTGAAATGGCAGAAGAGTACCTCGATGTTATTCAGATCGGTGCACGTAACATGCAAAACTTTGAGCTGCTTAAAACAGCGGGCCGTGTGAAAACGCCGGTTCTACTGAAACGTGGCTTGTCTGCTACAATTGAAGAATTCATTCATGCTGCAGAGTACATCGTATCCGGTGGGAACTCGCAGGTTATGCTATGTGAGCGCGGCATTCGCACATACGAAAAAGCAACCCGCAACACGCTTGATATCTCGGCTGTGCCGATCCTAAAGCAGGAGACGCATCTGCCAGTATTCGTCGATGTAACACACTCTACAGGTCGTCGTGATCTACTGCTGCCAACAGCAAAAGCAGCGCTCGCTGTCGGTGCAGACGGTGTCATGGTCGAAGTGCATCCAGACCCGGCTGTTGCCCTGTCCGATGCTAAACAGCAGCTTGACATTCCACAGTTCAATGAATTCCTCACAGGATTGCGTGCATCCGGTCTCTACCATGAGAATGCAACGATCGTGCGATAG
- a CDS encoding cell division protein FtsA — protein sequence MCEEQTNQIFALDIGTRSVVGLLVEPDASGKFRLLGYEREEHVERSMLDGQIHDVVAVADVISRVKQRLEQKLNVKLTHVAVAAAGRSLHTQRMETARDITGAGQITRNDIISLELTAVQQAQHILAEQHKANDFTQYYCVGYSVVNYVLDGQIIGSLMDQRGHEAKVDVIATFLPRVVVDSLVAALKRAGLEMLALTLEPIAAINVLVPSTMRRLNVALVDIGAGTSDIAITGEGTVSAYGMVPTAGDEITDALSQAYLLDFNVAEELKRRLSSEEEVIFSDILGMEYQCPSTEVIEKIDADIQHLASLISERILTLNGKVPQAVMLIGGGSLTPNLTKKVAELLELPAARVAVRGTEAIQTFTDKNELSGPEFVTPLGIAVAAQLHPIKYLTVYLNDEPVRVFDLKEMTVGDVLLYAGIDLKRLHGRPGLAMTVHINGRMRIIPGAHGSAPTLLLNGEETHLDTPVQPEDQITFRAGTDGETASARPIDLADNVDTLDVTLNDTPLSLSPFVTINGERAEWTTPLNDRDEVTIHLPHTLRDVLSAANQLRAEMDIQKAAFTINGRTMTYAYCPYAFIVNGESVTLDDPIHRGDRIMFDRQAVRLPSIQEMLPTEEITELATTITFNGKVIRIPSSETEVLMDGERVEMSDPIHADAEIVVKVRFKREPVFSDAFRYVDDNLHASDPGKTLVTTINGEPASFQDPVHTGDVLEFRWE from the coding sequence ATGTGTGAAGAACAAACTAATCAAATTTTTGCGCTTGATATCGGAACGCGCAGCGTAGTCGGTCTCCTTGTCGAGCCAGATGCGTCAGGCAAATTCCGTTTGCTTGGCTACGAACGTGAAGAACACGTAGAGCGTTCCATGCTCGATGGTCAAATTCATGACGTTGTGGCAGTAGCTGATGTAATTAGCCGTGTCAAACAACGACTCGAGCAAAAACTGAATGTCAAATTGACACATGTCGCTGTAGCAGCGGCAGGTCGTTCCCTTCATACACAACGTATGGAAACTGCACGTGACATTACAGGGGCAGGACAGATCACCCGTAATGATATTATATCCCTTGAACTGACCGCTGTACAACAAGCCCAGCATATTCTCGCAGAACAGCATAAAGCCAATGATTTTACCCAGTATTACTGTGTAGGCTACAGTGTTGTAAATTACGTACTTGATGGTCAGATCATCGGCAGCCTGATGGATCAGCGCGGTCATGAAGCAAAAGTCGATGTGATTGCCACCTTCCTGCCACGCGTCGTTGTCGATTCGCTAGTCGCGGCGCTCAAACGGGCCGGACTTGAAATGCTCGCGCTTACTCTTGAACCGATCGCAGCAATTAATGTACTTGTACCATCAACGATGCGCCGTCTGAATGTCGCCCTCGTTGATATTGGTGCCGGTACATCCGATATCGCAATTACTGGAGAAGGTACAGTGAGTGCATACGGCATGGTGCCAACGGCCGGTGACGAAATTACTGATGCACTAAGTCAGGCATATCTCCTCGATTTTAATGTTGCGGAAGAACTGAAACGACGCCTATCTTCAGAAGAAGAGGTTATCTTCTCCGACATTCTCGGTATGGAATATCAGTGTCCAAGCACTGAAGTAATTGAAAAAATTGATGCGGACATTCAGCATCTCGCTTCCTTAATCAGCGAGCGTATTCTTACTCTGAACGGCAAGGTACCACAAGCTGTCATGTTGATTGGTGGCGGAAGCCTGACACCGAATCTTACGAAAAAAGTGGCAGAACTACTGGAACTTCCAGCTGCTCGTGTAGCAGTACGCGGCACCGAAGCGATTCAAACCTTCACCGATAAGAACGAGTTATCCGGGCCAGAGTTTGTTACACCGCTCGGCATTGCAGTAGCAGCTCAGCTACATCCGATCAAATATTTGACTGTGTATCTCAATGACGAGCCGGTGCGTGTATTTGATCTAAAAGAAATGACAGTTGGTGATGTGCTTCTGTATGCAGGTATTGATCTAAAACGCCTGCACGGCCGCCCAGGGCTCGCCATGACCGTACATATTAACGGACGTATGCGCATCATTCCGGGTGCGCACGGCAGCGCACCAACCCTGCTCCTTAATGGAGAGGAAACTCATCTTGATACACCGGTTCAGCCGGAAGACCAAATTACGTTTCGTGCCGGAACAGACGGAGAGACTGCATCAGCCCGTCCGATTGATCTGGCTGACAATGTAGATACATTAGACGTAACACTTAACGATACACCACTCTCCCTCTCTCCGTTCGTCACGATTAACGGAGAACGCGCAGAATGGACCACACCTCTCAATGATCGAGATGAGGTGACGATTCATCTGCCACATACGCTGCGCGATGTGCTGTCTGCAGCGAATCAGCTTCGAGCAGAAATGGACATTCAGAAGGCAGCTTTTACGATTAATGGGCGGACCATGACCTATGCATACTGTCCATACGCCTTTATTGTTAACGGAGAGTCGGTAACACTTGATGACCCAATTCACCGTGGCGACCGGATTATGTTTGACCGTCAGGCAGTAAGACTTCCTTCCATCCAGGAGATGCTGCCAACTGAAGAAATTACAGAGCTTGCGACAACGATTACGTTTAACGGCAAAGTTATTCGTATTCCTTCAAGCGAGACGGAAGTGTTGATGGACGGGGAACGAGTCGAGATGTCCGATCCTATTCACGCCGATGCCGAGATTGTCGTAAAGGTGCGCTTTAAGCGCGAGCCTGTATTCAGTGATGCGTTCCGTTATGTAGATGATAATCTCCATGCTTCTGATCCTGGCAAAACACTTGTGACGACGATTAATGGTGAACCTGCTTCATTCCAGGACCCGGTTCATACTGGAGACGTGTTGGAATTTCGTTGGGAGTAG
- the ytxJ gene encoding bacillithiol system redox-active protein YtxJ encodes MKELTNTQELDQFLQENPEAILFKHSTTCPISTQAHDEFMKYADSSAAKPWAIIIVQTARPVSNEIAERFGVKHESPQVLYVKNGTVAWHASHWNITQDNLSKNAV; translated from the coding sequence ACACTCAAGAACTTGATCAGTTTTTACAGGAAAACCCCGAAGCTATTTTGTTTAAACATAGCACTACATGTCCAATCAGCACACAGGCGCATGATGAGTTTATGAAGTACGCAGACAGCAGCGCAGCAAAGCCATGGGCGATCATAATCGTGCAAACAGCACGTCCGGTATCGAACGAAATTGCCGAACGTTTTGGGGTTAAGCACGAATCGCCACAGGTACTGTATGTAAAGAATGGAACTGTGGCATGGCACGCATCGCATTGGAATATCACGCAGGACAACTTAAGCAAGAACGCTGTATAA